The DNA window TAAACGCTGCACTCTCAACGGGAATAGATATTAGGGAGGCTGCATGAGCCGGTTCTATGGCGATGCTCGCAATGCCAGCCGTGCCGTAGTTGAACGAATAAAGGATTCATACCGCCTGCGTTACGACGCCGAAGTTGCTCGCAGGATGGGTGTGTCTCCCGTGCGGTTCGCACAATGGATGCACCGCGACAACATACCTTATAGGCTGATCGTTGCCAGCTTCCCTGAATTAGATCTCAATTACGCATTCCGGGGCCAACCGGCTGACGGTGCAGCATCTCCTAGCGGTGAAACGTTGGACCACTCGACACAAATGAGCAGCGGTGTGACGGTAGCATTGGAACACCTACCAGTGCACATCCAGGCCGCATACTGGCAGTGGGTGTTGGAGCGCCTGGAAGAAAAAAGGCCGGGATTCAAACATCCTGACGGGCCTAGAACCTGCAACCAACCTGCAACCTGAACCTGCAACCTAAAGCGAACCTGCAACCTGACGGTAACTCGCGTGAAATCAACGAACAAGAGCAGTAGACGCGCATCAGACGTATGGCTCAGTCGCGATGAAACCTGCAACCTGCTAGGAATTACACGGCAGGCACTGGATAAGCGACGGAAAAAGCCCGGAGTCTGCCACTATGTCACACGGCCGGTCGTCCGCCGAGGTGGACTGCAGCACGAATACGCACTCTCGAGTCTTCCCCTTGAAGCCCAGGCTAAGTACCATGCTCAGCAACTCGCGACCAAGGGCGCGACGATGGAGGATCCGGCGCAGCGGAACGATGTAGACCTGGGTCTCGAGCTCGAACGGTACATTTCCGAGCCCGAGTACAACCGCCGGAAAGCGGAACGGGACTTGATTCTAATGCAGGAATTCGAAGGTCTCAACGGCAAGGATCTCGATGCTGCTGTAGCGGCGTGGAATAAGGCCCATGCAGATGATCCGCGCATGCAGACCAGCTCGCGATCAGTCCGCCGGATGCGGACGCAGCACCAGAAATATGGCGTAGAGGGGCTCCTCGCCAAATACGGAAGGAACCGGAACCGCAGTCTGGCGATCGAGGATCTAGGTCCATTACAACAGCATGTGTACGCCAATTTTAAAACGAACTATTTGGATGATAGGAGCCCTTCGGCGGCTGCTTGCTGCCTCGCGGCGCAGGGACTTGCGATCGAAATTGCAGAGCGGATTGCCCCGGCGATGGTGCCAGATTTGCGCGCGCGATTCCCGCACGCCTCGACTTTCGTCCGTGCAATACACGCCGAACTCGGGGAGTCGCAGGTGTACCTGGCGCGTGCGGGCTACCAGGCGTGGAATCGCCGGTACGCCTCTCATATAGAACGTGACGACGCGGGCGTGGCGGCCGGCCGTGCGTGGATCTCGGATCATCACCAGCTCGACGAGATGTGGCTCGCGCGCCTGCGCGACGATGCGAATGTGCCGGCGGAACTCAGGCGCGCCCTGCAGGACGACGCGGCGCTGTTCGATGGGACGCAACGGCGGCCGTGGCTCACCGTCTGGCGCGATTACAAGACGGGCCTGTGGCTCTCGTGGGAATGCCGGTTCTCGTCGCCGAATGCGCAGCGAGTCATGACCACTTTTGCTCAGGCGGTATTGCGGTACGGTCTGCCTGACGAGATCGTGATTGACAATGGAAAAGACTACCGCGCGAAGGACTTTGCCGGCGGACGGCTTAAGGTCGAGGTCGACGAGCGGACCACGAAATCGATGCTCGCCATCCTCGGAGTCAGGGCACGATTCGCCTGGCCGTACCACGGGCAGAGCAAGGCGATCGAACGCGACTTCCGCACCTTCGACGGATGGAAGAGCCGGTTCACACCGGGGTACACAGGCAACAGCGCGGCGAACAAGCCGGAGTCTGCCGGATCGGCCGCGATGCGCCGGGCGCTGTTGTGTTACGACGAGGGGGTCGAGCTGCTGGATCAGTTTGTAAATACCATCCTCCACACGGCTGCCTCGAACGGGAAGAATATGCGCGGCCGCTCGCGCCTGCAGGCATGGGCGGAGGAGTTCCACGGCCTCCGCACGGTGACGCAGGAGTCGATCGCACTGCTGACGATGCGCACCACGCCGCCCCGTCTCATCGGCCGCAACGGTGTGATGATCAACGGCCGTAACTGGTACGCACCATGGATGGAGAAGTACAAGAGTACGCGCGGCGGCATGCGGATATACCTGCGCGTGCCCGACGACGAGACGGCGGGCGAGGCCTGGTGCTTCTCGGCCGAGACTGACGAATACATGGGGCGTGCGCAGAGCGACATGTTCCGTGCACCTGGCCTGGCTGTTACAGAAGAGGAGAGCACCCGGGTCTCTGACGCGATTCGGCTCATGAAGGACACACACAATGCCGCGCGCGCAGCCGTGCGTCGCGACGGCGTCCCAGACGTGCGCGACGTACAGAGGCACATCGCGCGGGCGCTTGAATCAGGCGCTGTGCCGGCAGGACGGACTGTGGAAGTGCGCGAGGCAGAGGGACTCGATCTGGCAGCGCATGCAGTGTCGCCCGAGGGTGTCATACTCGCGCATGCGGGTGAACGCGTGACGCCGGCGATTGCCGAGGCGCTACTGGCTGCAGGAATCACACACGTGCAGGTGGCGCCGGATCGCAGACAGATCCAGATCAGCGCGGCCGACCGCGCAATTGCCGAGGATGCGCAGATTCAGCGCACCGGCACATACGCATTCCCCGAGCCGCCCGAGAAACCGGCACGGCGCAAGTGGAGCACCTGGCGCTCGGACGAGGTCGGATCAGGAGATGAAATATGAAGCACGATGATGTGGAATGGACGACCGCCATCAACACATGGATGCACTTCTCACTCTTGCGTGAAGCAGCGATCGATCCGCACGCCGAGTGGTGGATTCGCACTCACATCACCCAATGGCTGAAACACGTCGACGCGGCGACGGCGCTGCTCCTGCTCGATATGATGCAGATGTGGGAGGACATCCGTGAGTACTACAGTCAGTTCTATCAGCAGATACAGGACAACCTCATCGTGCCCGACACCCGTGCCGGACTCATGTCGATGAAAGATATCCGCGAGATGCTTCGCGACATCGCCGGCACTCAAAACGTAGACGAAAATCTCCCATAAATAAGCGGAGGGCGCGCTGTTTACCAGGCAATCGCGCCCTCCATCACACGAAACCGGACCCTTGCGGGACCGATCACAGGAGGAAATGTATGGCAGACCTAACAAGCGATCAACTGCGAGCGGCATTCAACGCGCGCGTCGACAGGTGGGGCAAAGGCGCAGTCTCGCGTGCAGCAAAGAGCATAGGGTGCTCGGCGTCGGTGCTGTCGATGTGGCGCCAGGGCCGTTACGCGGGCGACAACGCCGGCGTCGACATAGCTGTCCGCGCCTGGCTCGAACGCGTCGATGAACGCGAATCAGTGCTGAGTGAGGAGCGCCTCCCGTTCCTGGACACGTCGATTGCGCGGGCCGTGTTCGAAGTGGCAAAGCGCGCACACGTGCACAGCGGGATGTACCTGGTGTGCGGCCCGAGTGGTGTGGGCAAATCGCGCGCGGTGCGCGAGTACGCGATGCGCAACCCGGATGTGATCCTCGTCGAATGCCACCGCATGCTGCGCACACGTGAACTGATCGGCGATCTGCACCGCGCAGTAGGACTCGACGGCAAGGGTACGGTGCATCACATGATGCGTGATCTGGTGGAGAAGCTGCGCGATAGCGGCCGCCTCATCATCGTCGACGAGGCGGAGAACCTATCGGCCGCATCCCTGGACGAAGTGCGCCGCCTGCACGATTGGGCTGATGTGGGCGTCCTCTACGTCGGGCTCGAACGGCTCTACTTCAACCTGCGTCAGATGCGCGGCGACTTCGAGTACATCATCAACAGGATCCGCAATTACCGGCGGCTCGACAACCTCAAACCGGCCGACACGGCACTGTTCGTGAGCACACAGTTCGAACGGGGCAACGGCAGTGATGCGCTCACGAAAGCATATCACAGCGTGTCGCGTGGGAACGCCCGCGTGTTGCGTGATCTGATCTTCGATTCTCTTGAAGTGTCGCGGGTGAATAAAACCGCGGTGACGCGTGAGATGATCGAGGCGATTGCCGAGGAGGGGCGGGTCTGATGCTTATCCCTTACACCAAACCGGAATGGCTGCGCGCGCTGAACGAGCAGCTCGTGCCCGAGGTGGATTTTGTGTTGGTGCGTCGCCAGGACCTGACAACTCTGCAGGCGGAGCTCGAACTATCACACCAGGTGGCGGAAACGCTTGGCCGTGAACTGGACTCGGCACGGGCGATGCTCGAAAGCTCGAGGCGTCATAGGCGCGCGCTGCTCGTCACCGTGAAGGGGCTGCGCAATACTGTCACGCATCAGCGATTCCTCGCCCGACTCTCGTCGGACGCGATCCGCGAAGAGCGCCGCGCGGCACGCGAAGCTGCAAGCAGGCGAGGTGCATGATGCCCGACGAAGCAAAACTCATACAGCTCATCCACACGCTCCGCTCCAAGCTCGGCCTCGACGACGAGACCTACCGCGCGATGCTCGCCGGCTACATGGTGGCCCAGACGCGCAGGCCCGCCGAGTCTTCGAAAAACCTCTCGTACAGGCAGCTCCAGGACCTCTGCAAAACACTCACTGACCGCGCCGTCGCCGCCGGCATCTGGACGCCATGGCAGGCGCGCGTCGACCGTGACCGGCTCGCATCACGCCCCACGATATTTGCCACCGACAGCCAGCTCGCGATGCTCGAGGGGATGTGGGCGCTCGTGTCGCGCCAGCCGGATCAGGAGTCACGAGAGCGGGCCTTTGACCGGTTCATACACCGGCGGTTTCACTACGGCGGCCTGCGCATGCTGCCGCGTCACGAAGTGTACAAGGTGGCACATGCGCTGCACGCGATGATCGAGCAGCTCACGCCGCTCACCGACGAGGAACGCGCCGAACAGGAAGCTGCGCTCGAGAGCGCGATGGAGCTGATACGTGAGAGCAGGCGCAAGGGCAAGGTGCGCACATGATATGGCTCACACTCATTGCCGTCGTGGCCGCACTGGCAACGGTGGCTCGCATCTACTCACTCGTAAAGCACGACGAAATCATAATGACACAATGGATGGAGAACCGAGATGCCACGACACACAGATGATCTGATCGCCGAAGGCGTGGAGCTCACGCGCAGGATCGCCGAGTTGCGGGCGCAGTTGTACCTGGTCACTAGCGAGCTGGAACCGCGATTCCCCGCGCAGAAGACACACGAGGAAATCGAATCGCCCGCCGGCCGCGCCGTGCGCACGGTGCGACGCGAATACATGGTCGCGCCCGGACGGCTCGCGGATCTGCGCGCACTGCTCGGAACGGCGTACGCACACATGATCTCTGAGGAATACCCGATGACGCCCACGCGCGCGTTGCTTGATCTTATCAAGGACGAGCGCAGCATGATCGGCCAGAACATCCGCCGGCTCGGTCTGGTCGTCGCCGAGACAAAGCGCCCGATCGTGTTCCGTGCGCCGAACGGCGGCATGGTTGTCGGTGATGCGCAGGCGCCCATATCCTCGATCGGCCAGATACTTGCGGCAGACGCCGCCAACGGAGTGGGCCGTGAAAACATCAATTGATCAGGCGCTGCGCGACCCGGCCGCGCGCGAGAACGGCGTGCGTGATGCTGCGCGCGTCGAGGCGGCTATCGCCGAAACCGTGACGTCGTTCGGCCGAGAACGCTACTTCGACACCTTCCACCTTTCGGAGTTGGCGGAGTACGTCCGCACGCGCTGCGGTACTGTGGCCCCGGATTCCGCGGGCCGCATCCTGCGCGCGCTTCGTAAACGCGGCGTGGTCGATTACCACGTCGTCTCCCGCGCGGAATCTCTCTACTGCATCACCCGCGTGGAGGACTGATGAACGCCTGGGATCGCAACTCACCTCCGCCGCCGGCGAGCATACACAAGACGGTGTACGTGCTTGCCAGCGGCCGTCATTACGAAATCAGTTTCGGATTCGGCACTCCAATGTTCCGGTGCCGCAGATGCAGCCGTGTTTTGAAACAGCCATCCTGCCGCTGCTCCGGTGGCAGGATCTCGGGCGATGCTGTCGGTTCCGGCACCATCAGCCGATCAAACAATCGTTACACAAAACCAAGGAGATCTACCACATGACGACCACCACACCGCAGAGCAGCCAGTACTCAAACCTGCTGGATCTGCTCGCCTTGTTCACCGAGGGCACATCGCGTATCGCCGAACTCGAGCAGCGCGCCTCCGAGCACATGATCGAGTTTCTGGACGAGATCCGGGCCGAGTATGCGCAGCTCCAGGCGAGCGTTGCCGAGGCGCAGGCCGCGATCGAATCTGCAGTGCTGCAGCATCCCGAGTGGTTTGCAGGCAAGTCGACGCTGCGCACGCCATTCGGCAGCGTGGCGAAGCGCAAGGCCACTTCGCTCGACATCCAGAAACCCGAACTGACCATCGCGCTGATCCAGCAGGACGACACACTCGACGACGCGGTATACCTGCGCGTGGTCGAGGGCGTGAACAAGGAGGCGCTGAACCTGCTCGACGACGCAACCCTGCGCCGACTGCGCGTGCGCCGCATCACCGAGGAGAAGCTCACCGTGAAACCGCTCAGCGTGTCGCTCGGAACGGCCGTCAAGGCGCAGGAGCAGGGCGACGAGGAACGCGCCGCAGCGTGAGCACGCGTAGCATGAATACACACTGTATCACGTGCCGGATGTGCGCCACGGTTATCCTGCTCCGCGGGGGATCAGCCGCGGCGCACATCACGTGCACCACGACGGGGGAACACCGGACGCACCTCATGCCCGGTGCCCGCCTCGACTGTCACAACACACGCGCCGGCGCGGAGTCGATCGACACCGAGATGCCGCCGGCGGATCCAGGTAACATAGACTCTCCGAGATGATATGGGACGCGACGAACAATTATCGTATGCGATGTCACTCACCGACCAGCTCCTTGCCGTGTGGACGAAGCTTGGCGGAAAACACGCCGAGTGGACCGAGCACAGCATACACGAGGCGCTGTACAAGCGAGGCCGTACCCTCACGCTGCACACGGCGTTCACGGAGTACAACCAGGTGGAGCTGTCGAGATCGATCGGCATGATGAAGCGCAGGCTGGCCGAATATCAGAAGAAATGGAACACGCAGTGGAAGGCCGAGGCCGACGCCCGGCAGCAGCGCCTACTCGACGACGAGCTGACGCAGGACGAGTGCTACACCTATGATCAGGTGATGGAGTACATGGACGCGAACGCGCGCACGGCGCACCCGGCACAACTGTTCGCCTACGAGCGGACCATCGGGCGCACGGCGTATTACAGGAAACGCGACAAACCGCTTGCTCTGTACGGCGAGCGCGAAGCTGATACCATTGCACGAGAGATGGCGGGCGGCCGCCGCATTGACGAGTTGTTCGAAGTGGTGCATGAAACGGGGCTTGGCCCTGCGATGTATCGCGCGCTGTTCACATTTGCTTCGCGTGGCGAGTGACGGAGGTCCGTATGGTGCATCCAGACATTCTCCGCAACGTGCGGATTGAAGATCTGCCCGATGGCGACGTACGCCGCATCGCCGAACGCTGCGGCCTCGAGGTGGCCTTGTCTCTCGTGGAGGGCTACAGCGGGCTCACGATCTACATTCCGCGAAACACGCTGCACGGTTTTGTGCGGCGCTATGTGCGTGAAAACCACCGGCGCCTTTCGCCAAAGGAACTGGCGCTGGCACTCAACGTGACGGTCTCGCATGTCTACTCGATACTGCGGGAAAATGGAATGGCGCAGAATCAGGCATCGCTCTTTGAGAGCGAGGAAAAAGCCGCGTGAAGCGGTAGATTGCGCCAATGACTTACCACGCGTGAAGGGCTCACGCGCGGAATGTACATCACAAATCGGAGTGCACCATGAATCTGCAGAAAGGAACAACGATTCTCATTTGCGCATTAATCCTGGCTTCGTTTGCCGGGTGTTCAAACACGAAGGACTACGAGACTAATTCAAGGGCTGCACAGGATTTGATGAAGCTGTACGAGGCCGATCTCATTAAGCAGGCGGAAGAATATCAAGGCATCTGGGGCGCTGCGATCAGTTCTGGATATAAGGACTTTAATACTGAAATCAATGCACACAAGATGATGCTTGTTGCCGAAAAACGAGACGTGACGGACGACCCGCGAAAGGCGAGAATCGACTCTCTCGTAAAGTCGCTTGCCGACGTGCCGTCTGGATCCGAGCAGCTGCACGGCAAGATCGCTGAGCTGTACGGACACCTCAACCAAATCTACGAGCTGGCCAAGTTCCCACGCGGAAACTTCAATTCATACACGTCAGAGATCAGAGAGATGGCCAGCGGGTTTGAGCGCCTGTGCAGTGAGGCCGACGCCTACTACAAGCATTGAGATGGTCCCAGCTAATGCTGGAGTACGTCGAACATACCCGCTACAACGCACACAGCCCCCGGAGACGGGGGCTGTTCTGTTATACACGCGATCACAAATCGTCGAAAACCACGGGTATTTTATCGCGAAATTCTTCAAGCAGT is part of the Ignavibacteriota bacterium genome and encodes:
- a CDS encoding DDE-type integrase/transposase/recombinase, which produces MKSTNKSSRRASDVWLSRDETCNLLGITRQALDKRRKKPGVCHYVTRPVVRRGGLQHEYALSSLPLEAQAKYHAQQLATKGATMEDPAQRNDVDLGLELERYISEPEYNRRKAERDLILMQEFEGLNGKDLDAAVAAWNKAHADDPRMQTSSRSVRRMRTQHQKYGVEGLLAKYGRNRNRSLAIEDLGPLQQHVYANFKTNYLDDRSPSAAACCLAAQGLAIEIAERIAPAMVPDLRARFPHASTFVRAIHAELGESQVYLARAGYQAWNRRYASHIERDDAGVAAGRAWISDHHQLDEMWLARLRDDANVPAELRRALQDDAALFDGTQRRPWLTVWRDYKTGLWLSWECRFSSPNAQRVMTTFAQAVLRYGLPDEIVIDNGKDYRAKDFAGGRLKVEVDERTTKSMLAILGVRARFAWPYHGQSKAIERDFRTFDGWKSRFTPGYTGNSAANKPESAGSAAMRRALLCYDEGVELLDQFVNTILHTAASNGKNMRGRSRLQAWAEEFHGLRTVTQESIALLTMRTTPPRLIGRNGVMINGRNWYAPWMEKYKSTRGGMRIYLRVPDDETAGEAWCFSAETDEYMGRAQSDMFRAPGLAVTEEESTRVSDAIRLMKDTHNAARAAVRRDGVPDVRDVQRHIARALESGAVPAGRTVEVREAEGLDLAAHAVSPEGVILAHAGERVTPAIAEALLAAGITHVQVAPDRRQIQISAADRAIAEDAQIQRTGTYAFPEPPEKPARRKWSTWRSDEVGSGDEI
- a CDS encoding AAA family ATPase; the protein is MADLTSDQLRAAFNARVDRWGKGAVSRAAKSIGCSASVLSMWRQGRYAGDNAGVDIAVRAWLERVDERESVLSEERLPFLDTSIARAVFEVAKRAHVHSGMYLVCGPSGVGKSRAVREYAMRNPDVILVECHRMLRTRELIGDLHRAVGLDGKGTVHHMMRDLVEKLRDSGRLIIVDEAENLSAASLDEVRRLHDWADVGVLYVGLERLYFNLRQMRGDFEYIINRIRNYRRLDNLKPADTALFVSTQFERGNGSDALTKAYHSVSRGNARVLRDLIFDSLEVSRVNKTAVTREMIEAIAEEGRV
- a CDS encoding DUF1018 domain-containing protein, with translation MMPDEAKLIQLIHTLRSKLGLDDETYRAMLAGYMVAQTRRPAESSKNLSYRQLQDLCKTLTDRAVAAGIWTPWQARVDRDRLASRPTIFATDSQLAMLEGMWALVSRQPDQESRERAFDRFIHRRFHYGGLRMLPRHEVYKVAHALHAMIEQLTPLTDEERAEQEAALESAMELIRESRRKGKVRT
- a CDS encoding host-nuclease inhibitor Gam family protein, with translation MTTTTPQSSQYSNLLDLLALFTEGTSRIAELEQRASEHMIEFLDEIRAEYAQLQASVAEAQAAIESAVLQHPEWFAGKSTLRTPFGSVAKRKATSLDIQKPELTIALIQQDDTLDDAVYLRVVEGVNKEALNLLDDATLRRLRVRRITEEKLTVKPLSVSLGTAVKAQEQGDEERAAA